The proteins below come from a single Holdemania massiliensis genomic window:
- a CDS encoding PTS sugar transporter subunit IIA, with amino-acid sequence MRGILLISHGQYAEAFKGSLKMIAGEVTNLYSCCLLPTDGPDQFKEKLNELKPEFDKYDEVLVFADLFGGSPCNTTFVEFATNPKFHFVAGMNFPMVLTAILSESESVENLIAQGREGIVDVKAFMASMSSDED; translated from the coding sequence ATGAGAGGTATTTTATTAATTAGCCATGGTCAGTATGCAGAAGCTTTCAAAGGTTCTCTGAAAATGATCGCGGGCGAAGTTACAAATTTGTATTCCTGCTGCCTGTTGCCAACAGATGGCCCAGATCAGTTTAAGGAAAAACTGAACGAATTGAAGCCGGAGTTTGACAAGTATGACGAAGTCTTAGTTTTTGCGGATCTGTTCGGCGGCTCCCCATGCAACACAACGTTTGTTGAGTTCGCTACGAACCCGAAGTTCCACTTCGTTGCCGGCATGAACTTCCCTATGGTTCTGACAGCGATCCTGTCAGAGAGTGAATCGGTTGAAAACCTGATCGCTCAGGGACGTGAAGGCATCGTGGATGTCAAAGCCTTCATGGCGAGCATGAGCTCGGACGAAGACTAA
- a CDS encoding Na/Pi cotransporter family protein → MDISFIIALMGGLALFLYGMKMMSDGLELCAGDRLQSILERLTSNRLMGVVVGALITALIQSSSATTVMTVGFVNAGLMTLPQAVGVIMGANIGTTITGQLIALDIGAAAPAIALIGVVMVVFLKKERTNAVGMIVGGLGILFIGMGMMSDAMAPLRDNAAFLSLITAFNNPVIAVLTGAVFTAVIQSSSASIGILQTLANNGLITLQHSVFILFGMNIGTCITAVLSSLSSNRNAKRVALVHLLFNAGGALLFSGAVLLLPLTDWIAQFTPANPAAQIANFHTLFNVVTTLVLLPLGSGLAALAVKLLPEEKEAVKPVIEITRIPEQRLGNVTISLHEISELLNRMYHLVQSSLEEAFCGLTTLEWDKEKILAQESEIDTIHRTIIDAIPVVATARMNVEDSRRLNVLFKINNDLERMGDHVVNLSEHASQILKEKQKITPQASRELAELQTILNQTAALLPAIEEYHRADTLQHIDQLEEQMDQCCEKSRQDQIQRLRSQQIDGSLCVVFSEVLTDLERIHDHYHNLAQQLYHEELAAS, encoded by the coding sequence ATGGATATCAGTTTTATCATTGCCTTGATGGGCGGACTGGCGTTATTTCTATATGGAATGAAAATGATGAGCGATGGATTGGAATTATGTGCTGGGGATCGGCTGCAGTCTATTCTTGAACGGCTGACTTCAAATCGACTGATGGGGGTAGTTGTCGGAGCCCTGATTACTGCTCTGATTCAAAGTTCCAGTGCAACCACAGTCATGACAGTAGGATTTGTCAATGCCGGCTTAATGACATTGCCTCAGGCTGTCGGTGTGATTATGGGGGCAAATATTGGTACGACGATTACCGGCCAGCTGATCGCGCTGGATATTGGTGCTGCGGCACCGGCTATTGCTTTGATTGGTGTCGTCATGGTTGTGTTCCTGAAAAAAGAAAGAACCAACGCTGTCGGGATGATTGTCGGCGGTCTTGGCATTCTCTTCATCGGTATGGGGATGATGAGTGATGCAATGGCGCCGCTGCGGGATAATGCGGCCTTTCTGTCCCTGATTACCGCCTTTAACAATCCTGTGATCGCAGTGCTTACCGGAGCGGTTTTTACGGCTGTCATCCAAAGCTCCAGTGCTTCAATCGGGATTTTACAAACATTGGCGAACAATGGATTAATCACTCTGCAGCATTCGGTTTTCATTTTATTTGGGATGAACATCGGAACGTGTATTACTGCTGTGCTTTCGTCACTCAGCTCCAATCGGAATGCAAAACGGGTGGCTTTGGTTCACTTGCTGTTCAATGCCGGCGGCGCTCTGTTGTTCAGCGGAGCTGTGCTGCTGCTGCCGCTGACTGATTGGATTGCCCAGTTTACACCTGCTAATCCGGCGGCGCAGATCGCCAACTTCCATACGCTCTTCAACGTTGTGACGACATTGGTTCTGCTTCCGTTAGGCAGCGGATTGGCAGCTCTGGCAGTAAAGCTGCTGCCGGAGGAAAAGGAAGCGGTCAAGCCGGTTATTGAAATCACACGCATTCCGGAACAGCGTTTAGGCAATGTCACGATTTCACTGCACGAGATCAGCGAATTGTTAAATCGGATGTATCATTTAGTTCAGTCCAGTCTTGAAGAAGCGTTTTGCGGCCTGACAACCTTGGAATGGGATAAAGAAAAAATTTTGGCACAGGAAAGTGAGATTGATACGATCCACCGCACGATTATTGATGCGATTCCGGTCGTGGCCACAGCGCGGATGAATGTTGAGGATTCCCGCCGGCTGAATGTTTTATTTAAAATTAATAATGATCTGGAACGGATGGGCGATCATGTTGTTAACTTATCGGAACATGCTTCCCAGATCCTGAAGGAAAAGCAGAAAATCACACCGCAGGCAAGCCGGGAATTGGCAGAGCTGCAGACAATTCTGAATCAGACCGCCGCGCTGCTTCCGGCCATTGAAGAATATCACCGTGCAGATACATTGCAGCACATTGATCAGCTGGAGGAACAGATGGATCAGTGCTGCGAAAAGAGCCGCCAGGATCAAATTCAGCGCCTTCGCAGTCAACAGATTGACGGTTCGCTGTGTGTGGTGTTCAGTGAAGTGCTGACGGATTTGGAACGGATTCATGATCACTACCATAACCTTGCCCAACAGCTCTATCATGAAGAATTAGCCGCATCCTGA
- the ltrA gene encoding group II intron reverse transcriptase/maturase, whose product MKLMEKILSEENLQKAIKKVKQNKGAPGMDKMTVQEVEQGFGQYQEEIVSLIMNKQYRPMPVKRVYIPKPNGKQRPLGIPTVVDRVIQQAILQELTKIYEPIFSEHSFGFRPRRSAHMAMEEVLNNLNDEYEWIVDLDIEKFFDTVNHDKLISILRENVNDATTLHLIRAYLRAGVLEDGLVKSTTVGTPQGGPISVILSNIYLDKLDKELESRNLKFVRYADDCMIFVKSEMSANRVMKSVTSWLERKLFLKVSATKTKVVRPTKGQFLGFTFYKNGQDWKCVPTKDRKKRLYSKIKTLMKRKHAISRPLAVTFAKVNQTVRGWINYFKIGSIKMFLDEFGQWLRHKVRCIIIKQWKKPKTIYRNLMKLNIVSKCKFSEEDIYKCANTRLGWYKRSGMNIVNFTLSPKVLGIKKGDRPGLVNPLEYYLKSL is encoded by the coding sequence ATGAAATTAATGGAAAAGATTTTAAGTGAAGAGAATTTGCAAAAGGCAATCAAAAAGGTCAAACAAAACAAGGGAGCACCTGGAATGGATAAGATGACAGTGCAAGAAGTCGAACAAGGGTTTGGACAATATCAAGAAGAAATTGTTTCCTTGATAATGAACAAGCAATATCGACCCATGCCAGTGAAAAGAGTCTATATTCCAAAACCAAATGGAAAACAAAGACCATTAGGAATACCAACCGTTGTTGACCGAGTTATCCAACAAGCTATTCTACAAGAACTCACAAAAATCTATGAGCCTATATTCAGTGAACATAGTTTTGGATTTCGACCAAGGCGAAGTGCACATATGGCAATGGAAGAAGTGTTAAATAACTTAAATGATGAATACGAATGGATAGTTGATTTGGATATTGAAAAATTCTTTGATACCGTAAATCATGACAAATTAATTTCAATCTTAAGAGAGAATGTCAATGACGCAACAACATTACATTTGATAAGAGCCTATCTAAGAGCAGGTGTGTTAGAGGATGGACTCGTCAAAAGTACTACGGTTGGCACACCTCAAGGAGGACCAATTAGCGTTATTTTATCAAATATCTATTTAGATAAATTGGATAAAGAGCTAGAGTCTAGAAACCTTAAATTTGTAAGATACGCCGATGACTGTATGATCTTCGTCAAAAGCGAAATGAGTGCGAACCGTGTAATGAAGTCAGTGACATCATGGCTAGAGAGAAAACTATTCTTGAAAGTGAGTGCAACAAAGACAAAAGTCGTCCGCCCAACGAAAGGGCAATTCCTAGGATTTACCTTTTATAAGAATGGACAAGATTGGAAATGCGTACCTACGAAAGATAGAAAGAAACGACTGTATTCTAAGATTAAAACATTGATGAAGAGAAAACATGCCATATCAAGACCGCTGGCAGTTACATTTGCGAAAGTAAATCAAACTGTAAGAGGTTGGATAAACTATTTTAAGATAGGTAGCATTAAAATGTTTCTTGATGAATTTGGGCAATGGCTACGCCATAAGGTACGATGTATCATCATCAAGCAATGGAAGAAACCAAAGACGATATATAGAAATCTAATGAAGCTAAATATAGTGAGCAAATGTAAGTTTAGCGAAGAAGATATCTATAAGTGTGCTAACACGAGATTAGGGTGGTATAAAAGAAGTGGGATGAATATCGTAAACTTTACATTATCACCAAAAGTTTTAGGCATAAAGAAAGGGGACAGACCAGGTTTAGTCAATCCCCTAGAATACTATCTTAAGAGTTTGTGA
- a CDS encoding PTS system mannose/fructose/sorbose family transporter subunit IID, whose translation MTNSKKFTKKELRSLNLRWIWNSQIGWNYERMQGLGYLTTMLPVIDKLYGDRPELKQKALRTHSVFFNTQPAMGDIIVGMNIAIEEQTAESGTGLDVAASIKTALMGPFAGIGDTIFGMIAGAVFGSIAATMALEGNALGIAIWEIWMVAVLLFRTKMFDMGYEQGVKLVTSLSGTMNALTEAASVLGLTVVGGMIALNVKFPLATLKMSLGIDPETGEEMFNEFNLQKYADSIMPALFPALFAALCYWMLGKKWMNSNKLILCVVLFAIVLAFFGVLA comes from the coding sequence ATGACGAATAGTAAGAAGTTCACTAAAAAGGAATTAAGAAGTCTGAATCTGCGCTGGATCTGGAACTCTCAGATTGGCTGGAACTATGAACGTATGCAGGGCTTAGGCTACCTGACCACCATGCTGCCGGTTATCGACAAGCTGTATGGCGATCGTCCTGAGCTGAAGCAGAAAGCGTTGAGAACACATTCTGTATTCTTCAACACACAGCCTGCAATGGGTGATATCATTGTTGGTATGAATATCGCTATCGAAGAACAGACAGCTGAATCTGGTACAGGTTTGGATGTTGCTGCTTCGATTAAGACAGCGTTAATGGGACCATTTGCTGGTATCGGTGATACAATCTTCGGTATGATCGCGGGTGCGGTCTTCGGATCTATCGCTGCAACAATGGCTCTGGAAGGCAATGCATTAGGTATTGCTATTTGGGAAATCTGGATGGTTGCTGTCCTGTTATTCCGTACAAAGATGTTTGACATGGGCTATGAACAAGGCGTTAAGCTGGTTACTTCCCTGTCTGGCACGATGAACGCTCTGACAGAAGCTGCTTCTGTTCTGGGCTTGACCGTTGTCGGCGGCATGATCGCGCTGAACGTTAAGTTCCCTCTGGCTACTCTGAAAATGAGCTTAGGTATTGATCCAGAAACTGGCGAAGAAATGTTCAATGAATTCAACCTGCAGAAATATGCTGACAGCATTATGCCTGCGTTGTTCCCTGCATTATTCGCAGCTCTGTGCTACTGGATGCTGGGCAAGAAGTGGATGAACTCCAACAAGCTGATCCTTTGTGTTGTTCTGTTCGCTATCGTTCTGGCTTTCTTCGGAGTTCTGGCTTAA